In Spodoptera frugiperda isolate SF20-4 chromosome 12, AGI-APGP_CSIRO_Sfru_2.0, whole genome shotgun sequence, a single window of DNA contains:
- the LOC118262522 gene encoding inter-alpha-trypsin inhibitor heavy chain H4 isoform X4 has translation MNRLLAVVACLCAVVALAHSAAVPTQDTMVVAKSDDGVTVATNSAATVTEVTTEESSPPIKLTEMDVISEVSLRYAHTTVVAKVRNPAKKAQEANFRVLLPETAFISGFVMTLDGKSYKAYVKEKEEAKQIYQSAVNQGIGAAHISAKARDSNHFTVSVNVEASSNAVFNLTYEELLVRRNGVYNHAINLHPGALVPKLTVTVHIKETEKLVELRVPEIRTGNEIDATKDDAQNSKVSIVKTHDDREATITFTPDLQEQERLIQIYAQKSKESASATHSYSSWSSYSEPPEPTPEGVLGQFVVQYDVARPKDGEILVNDGYFVHFFAPTELPPLNKFVVFVLDTSGSMMDRKIVQLREAMQTILSELNEGDYFSIVEFASVVTVHDLKEAEGEPPKNHYSYFDYNDKQVNLVPPSRATKENIARAKVIVNWLQASGGTNIGRALDVAVDLINKGVDWTNPPPSALPANATESGAPTTEAVATTQAVATTQAVATAEVAEKKETKTLEPIIIFLTDGDPTVGETDPKRIITHVQEKNSGPNKATIYSLAFGEDADRKFLRKLSLRHGGFMRHIYEAADAALQLRDFYRQISSPLLANVKFSYPPGQVRSDSLTQHQFRTYYAGSELVVAGQVLDVPELAPTVEAFCGVDDGKGRKRLEIVPKVPIEKKKQGTLPLERLWSYLTIKQLLDQRDASDDTEPADKENSPEKKALALALKYEFVTPLTSLVVVKPNATNAVNAESVDKAAPGGAGFAGVPLSVNLARPMASHAAFGLSGPGFYPAAPAAPGAYFSQSAAFAPSLYHRASTITRAGSSSMSRFNFFKRRPASAVSFSSHSGYITTPAPHLYFPTYATAPPSLPTLADFHLQDYSWLESVLDASASSIVLPTNDTTVTLKLSKETEAPKEASGDAECSNAVEGGAGLCVYLTRCDGVKDITLDVYKTTYCTLSQGFAGVCCQQKKIDLTH, from the exons ATGAACCGCTTACTGGCGGTGGTTGCATGCCTGTGCGCAGTCGTTGCGCTCGCGCACTCGGCTGCGGTGCCCACCCAGGACACCATGGTAGTCGCCAAGTCTGATGATGGAGTCACC GTTGCAACAAACTCAGCAGCGACTGTGACTGAGGTCACGACAGAAGAATCCAGTCCACCAATTAAACTGACAGAGATGGACGTCATATCCGAGGTGTCACTCCGGTATGCGCATACGACAGTCGTGGCGAAAGTACGCAACCCCGCCAAGAAGGCCCAGGAGGCTAACTTCAGGGTGCTACTGCCCGAGACAGCCTTCATCAGCGGATTTGTTAT GACACTCGATGGAAAGTCCTACAAGGCGTACGTGAAAGAAAAGGAAGAAGCCAAACAGATTTACCAAAGTGCTGTCAACCAGGGAATTGGTGCTGCCCATATTTCTGCCAA AGCTCGTGATTCAAATCACTTCACCGTTTCTGTGAACGTGGAAGCTTCGTCAAACGCAGTTTTCAACCTAACTTACGAAGAGTTGTTGGTGAGACGTAATGGCGTGTACAACCATGCCATCAACCTGCACCCTGGTGCGCTGGTGCCCAAGCTTACAGTCACCGTCCACATCAAGGAGACTGAGAAACTTGTTGAGCTGAGAGTACCGGAGATCAGGACTGGAAACGAAATTGATGCTACTAAGGACGATGCCC AAAACTCAAAGGTATCAATTGTAAAAACGCACGACGACCGCGAGGCGACCATCACGTTTACACCAGACCTCCAGGAACAGGAGAGACTCATTCAAATCTATGCT CAAAAATCCAAGGAGTCTGCTAGTGCTACTCACTCGTATTCATCATGGTCATCTTACTCGGAGCCTCCCGAACCTACTCCAGAAGGAGTGCTGGGTCAATTTGTAGTGCAGTATGATGTTGCCCGTCCTAAAGATGGTGAAATTCTG GTGAACGACGGCTACTTCGTTCATTTCTTCGCACCGACAGAACTCCCGCCTTTGAACAAGTTCGTGGTGTTTGTCCTGGACACGTCTGGCTCCATGATGGACCGCAAGATTGTCCAGCTGAGGGAAGCCATGCAGACTATCCTCTCAGAACTTAACGAAGGCGACTACTTCAGTATTGTGGAGTTTGCTTCTGTTGTTACG GTGCACGACCTCAAAGAAGCTGAAGGCGAACCTCCAAAGAATCACTATTCATATTTCGATTACAATGACAAACAAGTGAACCTGGTGCCACCTTCGAGGGCCACTAAAGAAAACATTGCTCGCGCCAAAGTCATCGTCAACTGGCTGCAAGCTTCTGGAG GTACTAACATCGGAAGAGCGTTGGACGTGGCTGTGGACCTGATCAACAAGGGTGTCGACTGGACCAATCCCCCACCTTCTGCTTTGCCCGCTAACGCCACTGAGAGTGGTGCCCCAACTACTGAAGCTGTTGCAACTACCCAAGCTGTTGCCACTACCCAAGCTGTTGCTACTGCTGAAGTTGCTGAGAAGAAAG AAACTAAAACTTTGGAGCCAATCATAATCTTCCTGACTGACGGAGATCCAACCGTCGGTGAGACTGACCCTAAGCGCATCATCACACACGTACAAGAAAAGAACTCCGGACCTAACAAGGCTACCATCTACTCCCTTGCCTTTG GCGAAGACGCGGACCGTAAATTCCTGCGCAAGCTGTCACTGCGTCACGGAGGATTCATGCGACACATCTACGAGGCGGCGGACGCGGCTCTGCAATTACGCGACTTCTACCGACAGATCTCGTCCCCGCTTCTCGCTAATGTCAAATTCAGCTACCCACCTGGACAG GTTCGTTCAGATTCTCTAACCCAGCACCAGTTCCGCACGTACTACGCTGGCTCCGAGCTGGTGGTGGCCGGACAAGTCCTCGATGTGCCTGAGCTTGCACCCACTGTCGAAGCCTTCTGCGGCGTCGACGATGGAAAAGGCAGG AAACGCTTGGAGATCGTACCCAAGGTTCCCATTGAGAAGAAGAAGCAAGGAACCTTGCCTCTGGAACGACTATGGTCCTACCTGACCATCAAACAGCTGTTGGACCAACGTGATGCTTCAGATGATACTGAGCCTGCTGATAAGGAAAACTCTCCCGAGAAGAAGGCATTGGCTTTGGCATTGAAG TACGAGTTCGTGACACCATTGACGTCGCTTGTGGTGGTGAAGCCCAACGCTACTAACGCGGTCAACGCCGAGTCTGTGGATAAAGCAG CTCCTGGTGGTGCAGGCTTCGCTGGTGTtc CTTTGTCAGTAAACTTGGCTCGTCCGATGGCGAGTCACGCGGCTTTCGGTCTGTCGGGTCCTGGCTTCTACCCAGCTGCACCAGCTGCTCCAGGCGCCTACTTCA GTCAAAGCGCTGCTTTCGCCCCTTCTCTCTATCACAGGGCGAGTACAATTACTCGGGCTGGTTCTAGTTCGATGTCacgttttaatttctttaaaagacGACCTGCCAGCGCTGTTTCATTTAGTTCAC actCAGGATACATCACTACTCCGGCGCCTCATCTATACTTCCCAACCTATGCGACCGCGCCTCCGTCACTTCCGACCTTGGCGGACTTCCACCTGCAGGACTACAGTTGGTTGGAGTCAGTCTTAGACGCCAGCGCGAGCTCCATCGTGCTGCCCACTAATGACACCACTGTCACCTTGAAGCTGTCCAAAGAAACAGAG GCTCCGAAAGAAGCCAGTGGTGATGCTGAATGCTCGAACGCGGTGGAGGGCGGCGCGGGCCTGTGCGTGTACCTCACAAGATGTGACGGCGTCAAAGACATCACTCTGGATGTTTACAAGACCACATACTGCACACTCAGCCAAGG ATTTGCTGGAGTTTGCTGCCAACAGAAGAAAATCgacttaacacattga
- the LOC118262522 gene encoding inter-alpha-trypsin inhibitor heavy chain H4 isoform X6, with translation MNRLLAVVACLCAVVALAHSAAVPTQDTMVVAKSDDGVTVATNSAATVTEVTTEESSPPIKLTEMDVISEVSLRYAHTTVVAKVRNPAKKAQEANFRVLLPETAFISGFVMTLDGKSYKAYVKEKEEAKQIYQSAVNQGIGAAHISAKARDSNHFTVSVNVEASSNAVFNLTYEELLVRRNGVYNHAINLHPGALVPKLTVTVHIKETEKLVELRVPEIRTGNEIDATKDDAQNSKVSIVKTHDDREATITFTPDLQEQERLIQIYAQKSKESASATHSYSSWSSYSEPPEPTPEGVLGQFVVQYDVARPKDGEILVNDGYFVHFFAPTELPPLNKFVVFVLDTSGSMMDRKIVQLREAMQTILSELNEGDYFSIVEFASVVTVHDLKEAEGEPPKNHYSYFDYNDKQVNLVPPSRATKENIARAKVIVNWLQASGGTNIGRALDVAVDLINKGVDWTNPPPSALPANATESGAPTTEAVATTQAVATTQAVATAEVAEKKETKTLEPIIIFLTDGDPTVGETDPKRIITHVQEKNSGPNKATIYSLAFGEDADRKFLRKLSLRHGGFMRHIYEAADAALQLRDFYRQISSPLLANVKFSYPPGQVRSDSLTQHQFRTYYAGSELVVAGQVLDVPELAPTVEAFCGVDDGKGRKRLEIVPKVPIEKKKQGTLPLERLWSYLTIKQLLDQRDASDDTEPADKENSPEKKALALALKYEFVTPLTSLVVVKPNATNAVNAESVDKAAPGGAGFAGVPLSVNLARPMASHAAFGLSGPGFYPAAPAAPGAYFSAVPASLDVQEEALDVEDYSFEDSGYITTPAPHLYFPTYATAPPSLPTLADFHLQDYSWLESVLDASASSIVLPTNDTTVTLKLSKETEAPKEASGDAECSNAVEGGAGLCVYLTRCDGVKDITLDVYKTTYCTLSQGFAGVCCQQKKIDLTH, from the exons ATGAACCGCTTACTGGCGGTGGTTGCATGCCTGTGCGCAGTCGTTGCGCTCGCGCACTCGGCTGCGGTGCCCACCCAGGACACCATGGTAGTCGCCAAGTCTGATGATGGAGTCACC GTTGCAACAAACTCAGCAGCGACTGTGACTGAGGTCACGACAGAAGAATCCAGTCCACCAATTAAACTGACAGAGATGGACGTCATATCCGAGGTGTCACTCCGGTATGCGCATACGACAGTCGTGGCGAAAGTACGCAACCCCGCCAAGAAGGCCCAGGAGGCTAACTTCAGGGTGCTACTGCCCGAGACAGCCTTCATCAGCGGATTTGTTAT GACACTCGATGGAAAGTCCTACAAGGCGTACGTGAAAGAAAAGGAAGAAGCCAAACAGATTTACCAAAGTGCTGTCAACCAGGGAATTGGTGCTGCCCATATTTCTGCCAA AGCTCGTGATTCAAATCACTTCACCGTTTCTGTGAACGTGGAAGCTTCGTCAAACGCAGTTTTCAACCTAACTTACGAAGAGTTGTTGGTGAGACGTAATGGCGTGTACAACCATGCCATCAACCTGCACCCTGGTGCGCTGGTGCCCAAGCTTACAGTCACCGTCCACATCAAGGAGACTGAGAAACTTGTTGAGCTGAGAGTACCGGAGATCAGGACTGGAAACGAAATTGATGCTACTAAGGACGATGCCC AAAACTCAAAGGTATCAATTGTAAAAACGCACGACGACCGCGAGGCGACCATCACGTTTACACCAGACCTCCAGGAACAGGAGAGACTCATTCAAATCTATGCT CAAAAATCCAAGGAGTCTGCTAGTGCTACTCACTCGTATTCATCATGGTCATCTTACTCGGAGCCTCCCGAACCTACTCCAGAAGGAGTGCTGGGTCAATTTGTAGTGCAGTATGATGTTGCCCGTCCTAAAGATGGTGAAATTCTG GTGAACGACGGCTACTTCGTTCATTTCTTCGCACCGACAGAACTCCCGCCTTTGAACAAGTTCGTGGTGTTTGTCCTGGACACGTCTGGCTCCATGATGGACCGCAAGATTGTCCAGCTGAGGGAAGCCATGCAGACTATCCTCTCAGAACTTAACGAAGGCGACTACTTCAGTATTGTGGAGTTTGCTTCTGTTGTTACG GTGCACGACCTCAAAGAAGCTGAAGGCGAACCTCCAAAGAATCACTATTCATATTTCGATTACAATGACAAACAAGTGAACCTGGTGCCACCTTCGAGGGCCACTAAAGAAAACATTGCTCGCGCCAAAGTCATCGTCAACTGGCTGCAAGCTTCTGGAG GTACTAACATCGGAAGAGCGTTGGACGTGGCTGTGGACCTGATCAACAAGGGTGTCGACTGGACCAATCCCCCACCTTCTGCTTTGCCCGCTAACGCCACTGAGAGTGGTGCCCCAACTACTGAAGCTGTTGCAACTACCCAAGCTGTTGCCACTACCCAAGCTGTTGCTACTGCTGAAGTTGCTGAGAAGAAAG AAACTAAAACTTTGGAGCCAATCATAATCTTCCTGACTGACGGAGATCCAACCGTCGGTGAGACTGACCCTAAGCGCATCATCACACACGTACAAGAAAAGAACTCCGGACCTAACAAGGCTACCATCTACTCCCTTGCCTTTG GCGAAGACGCGGACCGTAAATTCCTGCGCAAGCTGTCACTGCGTCACGGAGGATTCATGCGACACATCTACGAGGCGGCGGACGCGGCTCTGCAATTACGCGACTTCTACCGACAGATCTCGTCCCCGCTTCTCGCTAATGTCAAATTCAGCTACCCACCTGGACAG GTTCGTTCAGATTCTCTAACCCAGCACCAGTTCCGCACGTACTACGCTGGCTCCGAGCTGGTGGTGGCCGGACAAGTCCTCGATGTGCCTGAGCTTGCACCCACTGTCGAAGCCTTCTGCGGCGTCGACGATGGAAAAGGCAGG AAACGCTTGGAGATCGTACCCAAGGTTCCCATTGAGAAGAAGAAGCAAGGAACCTTGCCTCTGGAACGACTATGGTCCTACCTGACCATCAAACAGCTGTTGGACCAACGTGATGCTTCAGATGATACTGAGCCTGCTGATAAGGAAAACTCTCCCGAGAAGAAGGCATTGGCTTTGGCATTGAAG TACGAGTTCGTGACACCATTGACGTCGCTTGTGGTGGTGAAGCCCAACGCTACTAACGCGGTCAACGCCGAGTCTGTGGATAAAGCAG CTCCTGGTGGTGCAGGCTTCGCTGGTGTtc CTTTGTCAGTAAACTTGGCTCGTCCGATGGCGAGTCACGCGGCTTTCGGTCTGTCGGGTCCTGGCTTCTACCCAGCTGCACCAGCTGCTCCAGGCGCCTACTTCA GCGCGGTGCCGGCTTCTCTGGACGTACAGGAGGAGGCCCTCGATGTAGAGGATTATTCATTCGAAG actCAGGATACATCACTACTCCGGCGCCTCATCTATACTTCCCAACCTATGCGACCGCGCCTCCGTCACTTCCGACCTTGGCGGACTTCCACCTGCAGGACTACAGTTGGTTGGAGTCAGTCTTAGACGCCAGCGCGAGCTCCATCGTGCTGCCCACTAATGACACCACTGTCACCTTGAAGCTGTCCAAAGAAACAGAG GCTCCGAAAGAAGCCAGTGGTGATGCTGAATGCTCGAACGCGGTGGAGGGCGGCGCGGGCCTGTGCGTGTACCTCACAAGATGTGACGGCGTCAAAGACATCACTCTGGATGTTTACAAGACCACATACTGCACACTCAGCCAAGG ATTTGCTGGAGTTTGCTGCCAACAGAAGAAAATCgacttaacacattga
- the LOC118262522 gene encoding inter-alpha-trypsin inhibitor heavy chain H4 isoform X2, with protein MNRLLAVVACLCAVVALAHSAAVPTQDTMVVAKSDDGVTVATNSAATVTEVTTEESSPPIKLTEMDVISEVSLRYAHTTVVAKVRNPAKKAQEANFRVLLPETAFISGFVMTLDGKSYKAYVKEKEEAKQIYQSAVNQGIGAAHISAKARDSNHFTVSVNVEASSNAVFNLTYEELLVRRNGVYNHAINLHPGALVPKLTVTVHIKETEKLVELRVPEIRTGNEIDATKDDAQNSKVSIVKTHDDREATITFTPDLQEQERLIQIYAQKSKESASATHSYSSWSSYSEPPEPTPEGVLGQFVVQYDVARPKDGEILVNDGYFVHFFAPTELPPLNKFVVFVLDTSGSMMDRKIVQLREAMQTILSELNEGDYFSIVEFASVVTVHDLKEAEGEPPKNHYSYFDYNDKQVNLVPPSRATKENIARAKVIVNWLQASGGTNIGRALDVAVDLINKGVDWTNPPPSALPANATESGAPTTEAVATTQAVATTQAVATAEVAEKKETKTLEPIIIFLTDGDPTVGETDPKRIITHVQEKNSGPNKATIYSLAFGEDADRKFLRKLSLRHGGFMRHIYEAADAALQLRDFYRQISSPLLANVKFSYPPGQVRSDSLTQHQFRTYYAGSELVVAGQVLDVPELAPTVEAFCGVDDGKGRKRLEIVPKVPIEKKKQGTLPLERLWSYLTIKQLLDQRDASDDTEPADKENSPEKKALALALKYEFVTPLTSLVVVKPNATNAVNAESVDKAAPGGAGFAGVPLSVNLARPMASHAAFGLSGPGFYPAAPAAPGAYFSAVPASLDVQEEALDVEDYSFEGQSAAFAPSLYHRASTITRAGSSSMSRFNFFKRRPASAVSFSSHSGYITTPAPHLYFPTYATAPPSLPTLADFHLQDYSWLESVLDASASSIVLPTNDTTVTLKLSKETEAPKEASGDAECSNAVEGGAGLCVYLTRCDGVKDITLDVYKTTYCTLSQGFAGVCCQQKKIDLTH; from the exons ATGAACCGCTTACTGGCGGTGGTTGCATGCCTGTGCGCAGTCGTTGCGCTCGCGCACTCGGCTGCGGTGCCCACCCAGGACACCATGGTAGTCGCCAAGTCTGATGATGGAGTCACC GTTGCAACAAACTCAGCAGCGACTGTGACTGAGGTCACGACAGAAGAATCCAGTCCACCAATTAAACTGACAGAGATGGACGTCATATCCGAGGTGTCACTCCGGTATGCGCATACGACAGTCGTGGCGAAAGTACGCAACCCCGCCAAGAAGGCCCAGGAGGCTAACTTCAGGGTGCTACTGCCCGAGACAGCCTTCATCAGCGGATTTGTTAT GACACTCGATGGAAAGTCCTACAAGGCGTACGTGAAAGAAAAGGAAGAAGCCAAACAGATTTACCAAAGTGCTGTCAACCAGGGAATTGGTGCTGCCCATATTTCTGCCAA AGCTCGTGATTCAAATCACTTCACCGTTTCTGTGAACGTGGAAGCTTCGTCAAACGCAGTTTTCAACCTAACTTACGAAGAGTTGTTGGTGAGACGTAATGGCGTGTACAACCATGCCATCAACCTGCACCCTGGTGCGCTGGTGCCCAAGCTTACAGTCACCGTCCACATCAAGGAGACTGAGAAACTTGTTGAGCTGAGAGTACCGGAGATCAGGACTGGAAACGAAATTGATGCTACTAAGGACGATGCCC AAAACTCAAAGGTATCAATTGTAAAAACGCACGACGACCGCGAGGCGACCATCACGTTTACACCAGACCTCCAGGAACAGGAGAGACTCATTCAAATCTATGCT CAAAAATCCAAGGAGTCTGCTAGTGCTACTCACTCGTATTCATCATGGTCATCTTACTCGGAGCCTCCCGAACCTACTCCAGAAGGAGTGCTGGGTCAATTTGTAGTGCAGTATGATGTTGCCCGTCCTAAAGATGGTGAAATTCTG GTGAACGACGGCTACTTCGTTCATTTCTTCGCACCGACAGAACTCCCGCCTTTGAACAAGTTCGTGGTGTTTGTCCTGGACACGTCTGGCTCCATGATGGACCGCAAGATTGTCCAGCTGAGGGAAGCCATGCAGACTATCCTCTCAGAACTTAACGAAGGCGACTACTTCAGTATTGTGGAGTTTGCTTCTGTTGTTACG GTGCACGACCTCAAAGAAGCTGAAGGCGAACCTCCAAAGAATCACTATTCATATTTCGATTACAATGACAAACAAGTGAACCTGGTGCCACCTTCGAGGGCCACTAAAGAAAACATTGCTCGCGCCAAAGTCATCGTCAACTGGCTGCAAGCTTCTGGAG GTACTAACATCGGAAGAGCGTTGGACGTGGCTGTGGACCTGATCAACAAGGGTGTCGACTGGACCAATCCCCCACCTTCTGCTTTGCCCGCTAACGCCACTGAGAGTGGTGCCCCAACTACTGAAGCTGTTGCAACTACCCAAGCTGTTGCCACTACCCAAGCTGTTGCTACTGCTGAAGTTGCTGAGAAGAAAG AAACTAAAACTTTGGAGCCAATCATAATCTTCCTGACTGACGGAGATCCAACCGTCGGTGAGACTGACCCTAAGCGCATCATCACACACGTACAAGAAAAGAACTCCGGACCTAACAAGGCTACCATCTACTCCCTTGCCTTTG GCGAAGACGCGGACCGTAAATTCCTGCGCAAGCTGTCACTGCGTCACGGAGGATTCATGCGACACATCTACGAGGCGGCGGACGCGGCTCTGCAATTACGCGACTTCTACCGACAGATCTCGTCCCCGCTTCTCGCTAATGTCAAATTCAGCTACCCACCTGGACAG GTTCGTTCAGATTCTCTAACCCAGCACCAGTTCCGCACGTACTACGCTGGCTCCGAGCTGGTGGTGGCCGGACAAGTCCTCGATGTGCCTGAGCTTGCACCCACTGTCGAAGCCTTCTGCGGCGTCGACGATGGAAAAGGCAGG AAACGCTTGGAGATCGTACCCAAGGTTCCCATTGAGAAGAAGAAGCAAGGAACCTTGCCTCTGGAACGACTATGGTCCTACCTGACCATCAAACAGCTGTTGGACCAACGTGATGCTTCAGATGATACTGAGCCTGCTGATAAGGAAAACTCTCCCGAGAAGAAGGCATTGGCTTTGGCATTGAAG TACGAGTTCGTGACACCATTGACGTCGCTTGTGGTGGTGAAGCCCAACGCTACTAACGCGGTCAACGCCGAGTCTGTGGATAAAGCAG CTCCTGGTGGTGCAGGCTTCGCTGGTGTtc CTTTGTCAGTAAACTTGGCTCGTCCGATGGCGAGTCACGCGGCTTTCGGTCTGTCGGGTCCTGGCTTCTACCCAGCTGCACCAGCTGCTCCAGGCGCCTACTTCA GCGCGGTGCCGGCTTCTCTGGACGTACAGGAGGAGGCCCTCGATGTAGAGGATTATTCATTCGAAG GTCAAAGCGCTGCTTTCGCCCCTTCTCTCTATCACAGGGCGAGTACAATTACTCGGGCTGGTTCTAGTTCGATGTCacgttttaatttctttaaaagacGACCTGCCAGCGCTGTTTCATTTAGTTCAC actCAGGATACATCACTACTCCGGCGCCTCATCTATACTTCCCAACCTATGCGACCGCGCCTCCGTCACTTCCGACCTTGGCGGACTTCCACCTGCAGGACTACAGTTGGTTGGAGTCAGTCTTAGACGCCAGCGCGAGCTCCATCGTGCTGCCCACTAATGACACCACTGTCACCTTGAAGCTGTCCAAAGAAACAGAG GCTCCGAAAGAAGCCAGTGGTGATGCTGAATGCTCGAACGCGGTGGAGGGCGGCGCGGGCCTGTGCGTGTACCTCACAAGATGTGACGGCGTCAAAGACATCACTCTGGATGTTTACAAGACCACATACTGCACACTCAGCCAAGG ATTTGCTGGAGTTTGCTGCCAACAGAAGAAAATCgacttaacacattga